tgtttcaaatttaattaaataatattatttccaGTTACCACTGTAATAGCAGTAAATATTTAGCTGGTATAAACGAAACAAGTTTATCTGAAAAAAGATTGGAAATCCAAGTCTGAAAACTTTATGAAAGATACTCTATTTTGTTTATCGCttataatttactaaaaattttaaataataatacatcaaTTCTAGTTTACcgtgtattattacatatatttatggCAAGAGAATTAACAGAGAGTCATGTTCAAACGCATATCATGCTTGAGACATTTTAAAATCGGCGGGAAAATTTACAATCTGTCATGTGCTTAAAAGTTAAcctgaaaaataatataatcacagaaTCTCTTTATAAaacgatttaattattttatcgtaatatgaaataatattttaattaacaaaccTTCGAACGTTAATTATTACATACTATACAACAATACTCGTACACACGTACAAACCTTTGAATTATGCGTTCAAGTTACGGTATTCATAGTGCACGTAAACGTAATACACGCGAAGGAAACACGGTCGAGTGCattcgtattttttttataatcccTTTTATAATTCATAAACTTTTTTTACATCACTCTATTAATTTTATACGGTATTTATGTAAAatgtttgcatttttttacgttGCAGAACGTTTCGCTATTTAATTGCGATAATGTTTTAGAATACAaggaaatattttcacaatttagTAAAACTACGTACAGAAACGCTTTATACAAGGAATTCGTTCCATCATCCTCGTATCATCCCTTGAAAATATCGAGCTTGCTCCCCTGCATCGTTACCGACAAAGTAGGCCAAGAACAAGGTTAACTCTAACATTGACTCGAAGATATCGGCAGTAGTATCAGCTGCAACGTTCAAATcgtaaattctaaattcatgtTCCCGATTCAAATTTAACTGGTAcaatacacacacatatatatgtaaCGATATAGTTATCGCTTAAATACACCTCATATTTCTAACATTTCTATTCCTTTGGCAATAAGACATTAATCcgtaattataaaaaaagattTTCATTACAACATCCTTGAATCTTTCCGTTCTTTTCGTCGTAAAAATATACCGTATATTCATCATATACGGTGCCGATTTTAAAGCGTACGATacatgttaattaattttagaaattttttatctcATTATACATCGAGATAGGCTATTTTGACAGGTATTTGCCTAATCTGTACACCCCCTTATGCATATTCgacgcagcgccatctagcagcgatgaaattaaaaagtatcGGTAAATTTGTATTCGCTTATAAAAGTAAATAGGATTTAAAACAGTTTTTATGTGATGCTAATCGTCTAAAAATATtaccaaaataaatttcataatgtaTTTTATAGTCATATTAAAGTGTATAACAAAGTATGTAGTACTGTACACATTAAAGTTTTTACTCTGGCTTTTCAGGAAGAGACACTTTAGGTTTATTAGATGATTCTGACTCTGCTTTACTGGCTCTGTTCGATCGGAGAACCGCGCCTGGACTCGGGTATGGTCTCATTTGATAAAGTGGACCCGATGCAGTTGTGTCTGCACCTGTTTTAGCTTCATTGTGTCTTGCTAAACCATCCGACCATTTTCCTCtacaaaataaaagtaaaaaagagtaatagtttttaataattcatgaataagtataacaattattagAGAATCTATTGTACCGTGGAATATCACTATAAGACGCTGGATCCATAGGATCTAATGTACGATCTTTCTTCTCTTTATTTTCTAATCGTTCCACTCTTTGATTTCTTTTACTGTCTCCTGATTTATGTTTTGATCTATTTTCCACTTTTCTATCCTTTCTATCCGATTTTACTTCTGCTTCATCTacctaatatataaaattattatttaaaacaatttcttaCGAAAAACATAAATATATAGAATAGCAAATCGATGACTAACTTCCATCGGTTCTTGATCGCTACCGCTATCATCGCTCGACATGTTATCATCTTGATCCGCTGCTTTAAGGTGCAATTCTTCTCTCAATTGAGACGCAGGTTGAGATATTTGACATTTTGGATGGCCAGGTGGTAACCAAGACACTAAATCGGACGACCAATCCCAATAATAATGTTGTCCACTGTCGACAAATTGGAAACTAGTTAACGCgagtaagaaattaaaaatatttcttacaagATTGTGACCATTCGTTAAATACTCACGACCCTGGATCATAAACAGCTTTCCAAGTTTCTGGTAAAGGATACTTTTGTATCAATCGCATCTGTTTTTTCAAGTATTTGTCAGAGGGTTGCACATGTCCAAGCCCCCacaattctttacattttttagtACACTCatgataaatattatacttatttggACAACCACTGTATCCCTAAAATGATAATCATGATTAACATTTCTAGATATTGACATCAGTACGATATATATTTACACCATGAAATAGCTATATCCGCTTCCAAACTgagttcaaaattccaagaaaacGCAGCGCATCGTTGTAGTctaagtttttattttatactaattttttatataacatttacCATGAACTTCTGCGAAATATCAATTTGATTAATCTCATCTTTGGTACTATCATAATCCTCGGCTATTACTTCTTCGTGTATCTTcttctttgtttcttttttggAAGATTCTAGAAATAGATGAAGCTTTAATTTTGTAAGTATTTGTACTTTtaatatactactatattatttGA
Above is a genomic segment from Megachile rotundata isolate GNS110a chromosome 15, iyMegRotu1, whole genome shotgun sequence containing:
- the PQBP1 gene encoding poly-glutamine tract binding protein 1 isoform X2; this encodes MPLPAALAARLAKRGLISGSEKQESSKKETKKKIHEEVIAEDYDSTKDEINQIDISQKFMGYSGCPNKYNIYHECTKKCKELWGLGHVQPSDKYLKKQMRLIQKYPLPETWKAVYDPGSGQHYYWDWSSDLVSWLPPGHPKCQISQPASQLREELHLKAADQDDNMSSDDSGSDQEPMEVDEAEVKSDRKDRKVENRSKHKSGDSKRNQRVERLENKEKKDRTLDPMDPASYSDIPRGKWSDGLARHNEAKTGADTTASGPLYQMRPYPSPGAVLRSNRASKAESESSNKPKVSLPEKPE
- the PQBP1 gene encoding poly-glutamine tract binding protein 1 isoform X1, translated to MPLPAALAARLAKRGLISGSEKQESSKKETKKKIHEEVIAEDYDSTKDEINQIDISQKFMGYSGCPNKYNIYHECTKKCKELWGLGHVQPSDKYLKKQMRLIQKYPLPETWKAVYDPGSFQFVDSGQHYYWDWSSDLVSWLPPGHPKCQISQPASQLREELHLKAADQDDNMSSDDSGSDQEPMEVDEAEVKSDRKDRKVENRSKHKSGDSKRNQRVERLENKEKKDRTLDPMDPASYSDIPRGKWSDGLARHNEAKTGADTTASGPLYQMRPYPSPGAVLRSNRASKAESESSNKPKVSLPEKPE